A window of Phycodurus eques isolate BA_2022a chromosome 5, UOR_Pequ_1.1, whole genome shotgun sequence contains these coding sequences:
- the LOC133403127 gene encoding galactose-specific lectin nattectin-like, with product MGFAIGSLFLLYGISGLLTGVWSFPLNHWKNIKCPAGWTQLDCHCYIYETTAASFVAAETDCIGRGGNLASIHSDLENRLVLEVGREGGTTTQFWIGLHDAILEGDYIWTDGSLQNFLNFDVNGMPAPEPNTNNGNCVELDESDGLWQTASCTASNTYVCIIDVCNGGDPNSPDPSSQSI from the exons GATCAGCGGACTGTTGACTGGAGTC TGGTCTTTCCCCTTGAATCATTGGAAAA ACATTAAATGTCCTGCAGGCTGGACTCAGTTGGACTGTCACTGTTACATCTACGAAACTACAGCTGCGAGCTTTGTCGCAGCAGAG aCTGACTGCATCGGTCGAGGTGGAAATCTTGCCTCCATCCACAGTGACTTGGAAAATAGACTCGTTCTTGAAGTGGGTCGAGAGGGTGGTACTACTACCCAATTCTGGATTGGACTCCATGATGCAATTTTG GAAGGTGACTACATATGGACTGATGGCTCGCTTCAGAATTTCCTTAACTTTGATGTCAATGGTATGCCTGCCCCAGAGCCTAATACCAATAATGGTAACTGTGTAGAGCTTGATGAGAGTG ATGGACTTTGGCAAACTGCGTCCTGCACAGCCAGTAATACATATGTTTGCATCATCGATGTGTGCAATGGCGGAGATCCTAACTCTCCAGACCCCAGTTCGCAGTCAATTTGA